From Lucilia cuprina isolate Lc7/37 chromosome 4, ASM2204524v1, whole genome shotgun sequence:
aactaactaactaactaactaactaactaactaacttacttacttactaactaactaactaactaactaactaattaactaactaactaactaactaactaactaactaactaactaactaactaactaactaactaactaactaattaactaactaactaactaactaactaacttactaactatagTTATACAGCGACAGGACAACTTTTTCGAGATATCGTCACACTTAGCTGCAAAACATTCTTTGAACTTGATATACCACATCATCCTATCAACCTAATATAGTAagactagcataccctgggtgctttgctaccctaacttatacattcaaaattgtttattcctaatgtgctaaaaaagtaccataaatacagttttctcccttttacacgtaaaaaggactgaattttaaaaaaaagtacgaaaaaggtgtctcataattttgggatatgtatccaaaatattaataaaattttgactatgttaattatttcaaaagttataaagggctaaAAAAGGTACCGAAATCatctttgttacacatttttgccccttaaaagtacgaatttcaaaaaagtgccagacacccatctggtctttttaagagtagatacaggtgttCTTGTATCACTTATATTGtgtaagaaaattaagaaattctGTTTTACCCGTATTTACTcgtattttccctttttttaaccgtaaatgtaaaaaatttccaaaaatccctccttagttgttctacataaccaaaaacacatctactgtcaaaatttcatgattctagacTCAGCTGTTTGGtttgtgcgatgatgaatcagtcagtctgTAACGGTACTcttttataagtatatataatagATAATAGATATATGTAAGTTTCAAAGAATGTGTCGAACTCTATATACTTAGAATCACCATAGGATAGGGTAAAATATAGACATATTCTTATTAAGTTTAAGCAAAAggatttttaagtattttactaaaatatacaGCTTTTTAACGACTACAGGGTGTTATAATTAAAGccgttaatttgaaaaaaaagttttcacatatggaaaagttgatatgtatgtaaaaattaaaatgaaagaaCTTATAGCAATTCGGCatactccgatttttataatCAGCGTTTATGTCCTTATTAAAGTACTTCAAAGTCTAAAGGACTTATAAtttcaaacgaatatttaaaatatttttatgtattgttCGTTGCTAaaattggtatcaaatgaatgCTGGGAATtggtacattctatctatattatttatttgactcACTTAAAGAAAGGTCTAATTTTtgacacaaaaacttttaactattttattgtgacaaatattctttaagatttttattttatttcaatcctaatgaattgaaataaatcatattaCTTTGAAGGAGAAGTTCTCAGCTTTAATGtgaataccaaaaaaaataaataaataaatttggaattccatcttttaaaactttaaagtccttttacacgagcttattatgaaaaactgagtacacagagttattACTAATGGTCCTATGATCTGATGGTGTATGTATAAGTTTCGCTATAGacgaatataacattcttacttgtagGTAGATGTAGGTTTCTTAAAATGTGTGTTTAAATAGTAAGTAAAGTCCCacgtttttattcaataaatattgaaaattcaaatcaatatatttatattcattcaaATATTGTGTTTCTAGGTTCTGCAGTTTGGactttaaattgtatattttggtttaataattgtatatttggtttaataataatcattaaCTATGGCTCTtgctaaaacttttattaagtaACGTTTGAAGTATctgctgaaaaaaaaaaatatttatttttttcctgttaatgttcaacaaaaatttataaaagatataaaacattCATTGcaccaaaaaattaatttcttaaagttttcaaacatttttgacccaaaaaatattcacaaaaaattcattatttttctttttatatcctCTTCTTCTATCTAGGTGCAATTTTGGAaagtttcgaaaaaaataatacaaagactttaataaaaaatctacaatTGGATTTAAAAGATATAAACTCAATGGAAACCATAAACAAAATGTCATCAACAGCACCATCAGTCTTTTCGACAGCATTAGcattaacagcaacaacagaaaCACCAGTAAAAGCAATATTGCTATCatcattaacaaaaacaacacaaacaatGACAGCAGCAAAAGCAGCtacaacacaaacaacaactGAATCGATAAAATTGTTGTCATCTGAACAGAAGACACAAAACGACAcaagccaacaacaacaaaaagaaaacaaccatTATAAACAACCAAAAAAGACGAAAAGAAACCTGAAGGTAACAACAGGCAGCAatcatgaaatattaaaaagcaaTATGACAACAATAGCAACATCACCAACTGCAACACTAATAGACGAACAACGAAAACAAGAGCAACAAACTAAATTATTTGCAATATCAGCAACAGATTTtccaaaaaacaaaactgattATATTTTACCAACTATACTACACGACAGCATAAATACACTAAGAAATAATGACAAGACTCGGGCTATACGAGAAAATACTTCTCAACTGCAACAAGCTGGAAAAATCATGTTAACAAAACTTCACATAACAAAGAAAAGTATTCAGAATTCGTTGGTAAGGAAtccttttgaaaatgtttacaagGATCAAAATGCATTAGGCcaaccaacaataacaaatataagCAGTATAAGTGAACTTTACATCGATGACCCTGATATTTACGAGGACAAAAGCGACAGTATGCTACATCGAAATAATTATGATGGTATTGGTCAGAAAACAAATACTCTAAATACAGAAACTATAACAATTAATAGTATTAACAAGAGTAATCAAGCAGCAGTTATattagcaataacaacaacgactACAACGACTAGAAAACCATCAACattagcaacaaaacaaaaccaCATGTATGACAACAATAGTGCATTATCCTATTTACCATACCAAAGTGCTGCTTTAAAGGCGTCCGCTCCTAATATGAAAACATTGAACAGCAATCTAAATATGTATCCTGGCAGTGGTAGTAGTATTAGTCGTGGTAGCTTTGGTGGTGGCAGTAGTAGTAGTTTAAAACGAGATACATTAATGTCTTTGGCAGGCataatatcaacaacaaaagCAGCTGCTGTTGACaatagttttatgaaaaattctacCAATAGCCATATATTGCATACTACTGATGATGTTGAGAaggaaaatgtattgaaaatacaacataattttaaaagcaataattcTTTAGCAATGAAACAAATATCAcaaacaacaatgaaaataacaccaccaacaactacaacaatagcattaaataaaacattatcatCATCGTCGACGTCATCATCAGCACTACCATTTAATGTATCATCAACACACTCCGTCACATCAGCAGCAATCAtatcaacaacaaaagaaatccctacaacaacagtaacaacatcAACCTCAAAATCTACATTAAGAACTACCACACGACGTCGCAAAATTCCAACGACAACATTAAAACCACCTCCTACTATTGATGACTATCAAACAATAACTAGCCAAGCTGGGACACATGCTTATTTACCTTGTAATGTAAGTATGATTTTTACTACAGGACTAAATTATTAGTTTGTATTTCATAGATATATACATAAGAGGTGttcaaaaatatagatttttctcaaattggtctcatttcgttttttttatcgAGATAGTCTAAAATGTTCTGTTCCTATTTAGctgatttaaaattgttagacaatataaacaagtgagagtgttagATTCGACTAtcccgaatctcatatacccatcatcaaagCGTCTAAAATATACTGTAAAAGgctcccctataaacatcatgatgatatttggaatatggcttaagtcaattatagACTGAGCTCTTTtaacataacaaaatataattttttttaacaaaatatttctagtaaattttaaatcttgatcgtatgagtaattttttgaataggACCTTCATATGCGTCAATTATTAACCGATACTCATGAAATTGTGTACaaagatttcattttatatagaacTTGTTGATGACAAATTTCATCGCAGTACTCGTATTGTAAATAAGgaaaattcgaattttaataaccaaaacgcTTTTCTGAAGGGAACATTTTATAGGGGTTGgggtcagttatagatcagtcaGTGCTCATTAAATTCGGAATAGGAAATTACGTTCCTAAGTATAAACTTTCTTATGTCGATTTCCATCGCTGtaatagacggacagacaaacggaTAGAAgggcagacggacatggctagatcatcttagaatttaataaggactcagcatatatatatttttatatgtctaTGACcaacatttcgatgtgttacaaacggaatgacaaaatcaatatattccCATCTCTTTTGATggtaagtataaaaatatattttacttcaaTAACAATTAATAAAGCTTCAATTACAGTTTTATTTCAAGTAAACATTACCCACTAATCGATTCATGGTTTCAGACTTACAATTTTACGCACACTACATTTAATTCTACCAATTATACACATTTTGTAACCAATCGGAGTCTAGAGAATTTAGAGGATCATAATTATATATCTGTTTACTCCTGTCCATAGATCGCCGTATTCGTTGTATAGCCAGCTGATGGCcgaatgttaaaaaaacaagttagagtgctatattcggctgagccaaATCTTAAATGCCCTCCACcaactatttttatattaatacttttctaattgatcaaatatttgtagaaacgatcgtaaaagattttttaagctaaatttgTGTACATGATATCTatatttcaatcaaattttgtatttatatcgtaaCTAAGTTACAAGTAATGtgtgattttctaaagggacCGACCGAGCCTCTATTATGAACCGATTgtaaaaaaacttgaaattgattttttgtatacaaaacaaatatttgtgccaaattttgtatatgtatatggtaatgagttatgtgcgtttaagagattttcgtaaaaggactttgcatgggagctatgtccaattatgtatataaagaaaaaaattaaaaaattcaaacatttatgtgtacaaaaatagtatttattccAATTATTTTATGGGTATTATtgtttggtaatgagttatgtgcctttaagtgtttttttaaagcgaccttgtttgggagctatgatccattatgaaccgatcgcaaaaaaattcacaatattatttctctgtatataagcATATATAGGaactatgatcaattatggaccgatcagaaaaacttttcacaataatatttgtatgcatatgagcaatacttataccaaattttatatagctttcttaatttagtaatgagttttgtgcttttaagtgattttcaggaggggaccttgtatgggagctatgaccaattgtggaccgatcgaaattttatatggatatcttatttTAGTAacgaattatgtgcgtttaagtgattttcgggtggggaccttgtatgggagctatgtccagttatggaccaatccagaaaatttttattcgGAATGAGTTCTATTAACATAAGATTTCAAtctgtgaaattttgtaaagatatcgacattgcgacggaagttattaacaaaaaatcaatttttcggGAGTATGTacttttatatgggaggtatatgaaattgtggaccgatcctgaCAATTTTCCGCAGAGATGAAAGTCTTGTGCAGAAACAAATGCAtagtgatttttatggaattatcttg
This genomic window contains:
- the LOC111690942 gene encoding mucin-5AC, which encodes MDLMNISTYIWNIFLLFLFFLPGAILESFEKNNTKTLIKNLQLDLKDINSMETINKMSSTAPSVFSTALALTATTETPVKAILLSSLTKTTQTMTAAKAATTQTTTESIKLLSSEQKTQNDTSQQQQKENNHYKQPKKTKRNLKVTTGSNHEILKSNMTTIATSPTATLIDEQRKQEQQTKLFAISATDFPKNKTDYILPTILHDSINTLRNNDKTRAIRENTSQLQQAGKIMLTKLHITKKSIQNSLVRNPFENVYKDQNALGQPTITNISSISELYIDDPDIYEDKSDSMLHRNNYDGIGQKTNTLNTETITINSINKSNQAAVILAITTTTTTTRKPSTLATKQNHMYDNNSALSYLPYQSAALKASAPNMKTLNSNLNMYPGSGSSISRGSFGGGSSSSLKRDTLMSLAGIISTTKAAAVDNSFMKNSTNSHILHTTDDVEKENVLKIQHNFKSNNSLAMKQISQTTMKITPPTTTTIALNKTLSSSSTSSSALPFNVSSTHSVTSAAIISTTKEIPTTTVTTSTSKSTLRTTTRRRKIPTTTLKPPPTIDDYQTITSQAGTHAYLPCNVKQLVKKPISWLRVRDGHILTVDQTTFIADQRFQSIFTTNPERWSLQIKYVQLKDAGIYECQVSTEPKASAIIYLHVVEPKTELIGAPTRHVKAGSQVKLLCIISQALEPPLFINWFYNQKQIYLHNRKGWHTEIERIELPPETTTTTTTTTSTTTTTTTTAAPTTTTSTSVPSLSSSSSTLSSTSSSMLNGSETSAMHVFTSITPQQSLNDGNLLELVSESTYNNYPNLIQPEATSISTTLKTQQTHTSAAATTNNTTVTKTKATPSETESMVAATTSTTTTTLPSAMPVTTTTLSFDDDTDDNDGNVVDDDDEVDYKTNPSATAFEAAEAIAAGRGYMMLSSLMTFTDVKQITTASLIIPSVQKQDSGNYTCSPSNSEPRTVILHVLNGEYSASAITSAALNILIPYKLLIFNLSLFIYNNSMWKNTIIYTQYLIKRYSGG